A window from Toxoplasma gondii ME49 chromosome IX, whole genome shotgun sequence encodes these proteins:
- a CDS encoding hypothetical protein (encoded by transcript TGME49_267290), with product MDVHRVQNFLFTRSEVKGRSKGNADSPETTSSCTSIHERETQTRLSRWRQAEKENKKREERGWPCSRNALNSPGRAVPSFSCVHLSVGISKKENVQGKANKEDSTGKDTRLALVQVAVPCLANGNSLFRRNLSCEVLLLLPQQKGGRLWIGKKEKSSGKLSKKQKLQRPTDKKEIELPGPCLPYTDLDPPSASCLFSVSACERKRVTQTKVHRRHKKRIYVWRCVHVQIDYRDGSHFKGEKHFDVS from the coding sequence ATGGACGTGCACAGAGTTCAGAATTTCTTGTTCACGAGGAGTGAAGTGAAAGGTCGCTCGAAAGGTAACGCAGATTCGCCAGAAACGACCTCTTCTTGCACTTCGAttcacgagagagaaacacagacgagACTGTCGCGGTggaggcaggcagagaaagaaaacaaaaagcgagaggaaagggggTGGCCATGCAGTCGAAACGCTCTCAACTCGCCAGGGCGCGCAGTCCCGAGCTTCTCTTGCGTACACCTATCAGTTGGAATTtcaaagaaggaaaacgttCAGGGAAAGGCGAATAAAGAAGACAGCACTGGAAAAGACACACGGTTAGCGCTCGTGCAAGTCGCTGTGCCTTGTCTCGCGAACGGGAACTCTCTCTTTCGGCGCAACTTGTCTTGCGAGGTTCTACTGCTCCTGCCACAGCAGAAAGGGGGAAGGCTTTGGAtagggaaaaaagaaaagagttCTGGAAAACTgtcaaagaaacagaagctgCAACGGCCAACTGACAAAAAGGAGATCGAATTGCCCGGCCCGTGTCTTCCCTACACAGATCTTGACCCACCCAGCGCAagctgcctcttctccgtcagtgcatgcgagagaaagagagtcACACAAACAAAGGTCCACCGCAGGCATAAAAaacgtatatatgtgtggAGATGCGTCCATGTACAGATAGACTACCGGGACGGATCGCACTtcaaaggagagaaacattTCGACGTCTCTTGA
- the SRS38D gene encoding SAG-related sequence SRS38D (encoded by transcript TGME49_267160~Gene product name based on ToxoDB Community Expert Annotation.~Signal peptide predicted by SignalP 2.0 HMM (probability 0.734) with cleavage site probability 0.460 at residue 51): MAYTIMVGEVSVAKARSSTTPCSLARVVKVRLSSASRLGCVTLLLLASATGLPGYPSSFLIRALADESQVSSACVPGEGVTKCTCAAQESTNPKALEASFSEKLSALELACEQQSFAPEDPDNKRVCPADTSDFKDCKDNQANTKSIDLTTLLTGDTESIKWEAVTREAQGTTKKLSIPPANLPYTDQSFAVGCLDSGKTTTKCKLTVTIEARASVTQDQIVTCAYGKTSNQKHQSIKLSPSQNKFTLVCGKDGEVLPTKYQSTFCVRKDGVDARAECSGNYTDVIPAYETQWWKHDAAQHTFTLEIPEGGFPEKETQIMVGCQKSKKDAAGTDKEVREEASSESPTVCSVDVTIEAVASSASLSGGVAGVFSWFCSVGAFLTVSCLMM, from the coding sequence ATGGCGTATACGATAATGGTGGGCGAGGTTTCGGTCGCGAAGGCCAGGAGTTCAACGACGCCTTGTTCTCTGGCGCGCGTAGTGAAGGTGAGActgtcgtctgcttctcgatTGGGATGTGTTACATTGCTCTTACTCGCGAGCGCGACAGGGTTACCTGGTTatccgtcttcttttttgaTTCGCGCTCTCGCGGATGAGTCACAGGTCTCCTCAGCATGTGTACCAGGAGAGGGAGTGACCAAGTGCACTTGCGCTGCCCAAGAAAGCACCAATCCGAAGGCGCTGGAGGCGTCATTTTCGGAAAAGCTATCTGCCCTGGAGTTAGCCTGCGAACAACAAAGTTTCGCTCCCGAAGACCCGGACAACAAACGGGTGTGCCCAGCAGACACGTCCGATTTCAAGGATTGCAAGGACAATCAAGCCAATACAAAAAGTATCGACCTCACAACCCTACTCACtggcgacacagagagcatAAAGTGGGAAGCAGTTACTCGCGAGGCCCAAGGCACGACGAAGAAACTGAGCATTCCGCCGGCAAATCTCCCCTACACCGACCAAAGTTTCGCTGTCGGTTGCCTAGACAGTGGCAAAACCACTACCAAATGCAAACTGACTGTGACCATTGAGGCAAGAGCAAGCGTGACACAAGACCAGATCGTCACATGTGCCTACGGAAAGACTAGCAATCAGAAACATCAAAGCATCAAGCTGAGCCCGTCGCAAAACAAGTTTACTCTGGTCTGTggaaaggacggagaagTTCTCCCGACGAAATACCAGAGCACGTTCTGTGTCCGTAAGGACGGAGTAGATGCCAGGGCTGAGTGCAGCGGCAACTACACAGATGTTATCCCAGCTTACGAGACCCAGTGGTGGAAGCACGACGCAGCCCAGCACACATTCACTTTGGAGATTCCAGAGGGCGGTTTCCctgagaaagaaacacagatCATGGTTGGTTGCCAAAAGTCAAAGAAGGATGCTGCTGGCACAGATAAGGAggtcagagaagaagcgtcaTCCGAATCGCCGACAGTCTGCAGCGTTGACGTGACGATTGAGGCTGtcgcgtcgtctgcgtctttgtctGGAGGCGTGGCTGGGGTGTTCTCTTGGTTTTGTTCGGTCGGGGCTTTTTTGACAGTGTCATGTTTGATGATGTGA
- a CDS encoding hypothetical protein (encoded by transcript TGME49_267280) yields MGAATSVSASSPFSDSFSPSSFSSSLPPSHRFASVVTSASHLPPATRPPVVSVFFSFRLASPAPSFLQDAGQSLSPLLPRIRSLFAVPDSPALAPCSVSTLSARLFQRRRADRGGGGILVASFARIEVLSSAFGSSLYELVFPREWGGCTCGTFNEDAALKNSPGVVFLAFRDRKIRCFSPENLNFLGELALPGEGNETTSGTDIKKDRRNTEGEGRQKDLHKRDSSGPPGDADSIRSATPDLLSPSTQRILTSSSFSSPLSASAFPTVLTCPMNNSVISGDAAGGVCAFFLGTRQVAATYEVPACLLARQKALLESRQKRKNHRDSLRSSSQIDSETETKHKEGRNSSPSSSSSSFSSVDEVAAFGERLNSHGLFSVSTLHFFEKKRLLFVAYGQPLSPSAGASASQSACETNEEHPQTVRVGEPSACTEKSFSRLQPASPAASVSLSGASESPDALSASCTASESQTGGCVSALSPVSGRRREEEFVRRPPALHDFSLSSPSKAEASEATAGASERREESPSKSAASGVFVSAERPAFLQFETHGATASERSWCPEEEDCREKSGDASPAAQASSGVEWRPSSLYPVLVFGLETGKCLGCLWGAQTRVVALHVGAEWSCERETRDRLWGENAAKTAGARGGRREVQENTRNPLWCVAVTETEILVWRQEKTQSPNHRNLRGETSLCPSFFCGLRADGWSPGPHTLEATREERRLEEEPLEPRRTNSQTECRVSSCPLFNSEMPSWGSSSSSSASSSSASGSLSSVPCSSSSSRSSSRPRAKAEGGVLDGVVWRLVSRICLASGVQAFASWRATEREHPTRENAALFSRARAVGAALDPEEGVLSVAVDPGEDSKLCPRCIFWKIRRKRRERGQNEDQEELEIRPWRQLALRPEPSAGTTEQRHSLSPPHSISSFWYDRVSQTLAVGCADGTARLAYDVFRRRRDQWLTEHKREREAEQPSLPYTTACGSRPLPLDSVDPLHDSPLLLRLPDVDLTEPPLGGVQPELDAFVSCAKPLQF; encoded by the exons ATGGGAGCAGCAACATCCGTTtccgcgtcctctcctttctctgactccttctctccttcttctttctcttcttctttgcctccttCGCATCGCTTTGCATCCGTCGTCACGTCGGCGTCTCATCTTCCTCCGGCGACGCGTCCTCCAGTTGTCTcggtctttttttcttttcgcctcgcctccccTGCGCCGTCTTTCCTCCAGGACGCGGGccagtctctttctccgcttcttcctcgaatTCGTTCCCTCTTTGCGGTTCCGGACTCCCCCGCGCTCGCGCCCTGCAGTGTGTCGACGCTCTCCGCGCGGCTTTTTCAGAGGCGCCGAGCGGACCGTGGTGGAGGCGGCATTCTCGTCGCGTCTTTCGCGCGCATCGAAGtactttcttctgcctttgGCAGCTCTCTCTACGAGCTGGTTTTTCCGAGAGAGTGGGGTGGGTGCACTTGCGGAACCTTCAACGAGGACGCCGCGCTGAAGAATTCACCCGgtgtcgtctttctcgcttttcgtgACCGGAAaattcgctgcttctcccctgAAAATCTCAACTTTCTTGGCGAACTCGCTCTGCCGGGAGAAGGCAACGAAACAACCTCCGGAACAGACATcaagaaggacagaaggaacacagaaggagaagggagacagaaagacttacacaagagagacagctccGGTCCTCCTGGCGATGCCGACTCCATTCGAAGTGCAACTCCAGATCTCCTTAGTCCCTCCACACAACGCATCCTCACTTCTTcatcgttttcctctcctttgtcaGCGTCTGCATTTCCTACGGTGTTGACATGCCCGATGAACAATTCTGTCATTTCTGGAGACGCCGCGGGAGGCGTCTGCGCTTTTTTCCTAGGAACGCGGCAAGTGGCTGCAACCTACGAAGTCCCGGCGTGTTTGCTGGCCAGACAGAAGGCTCTTCTTGAAagtcgacagaaaaggaaaaaccaCCGAGATAGCTTGCGCTCCTCCTCTCAGATCGACAGCGAAACGGAAACGAAACAcaaagaaggacgaaacagctcgccttcctcttcctcctcttctttttcttcagtcgACGAGGTTGCTGCTTTTGGAGAGAGACTAAATTCGCACGgtttgttttctgtgtcgaCTCTTCACTTCTTTGAGAAAAAACGTTTGTTGTTTGTCGCGTACGGACAacctctgtcgccttctgctggTGCGTCGGCCTCTCAGAGTGCCTGCGAAACAAACGAGGAACACCCACAAACAGTCCGAGTCGGCGAaccgtctgcatgcacagagaagagtttctcgcgcctccaaCCGGCGTCACCCGCCGCGTCTGTTTCGCTCTCCGGGGCGAGCGAGTCCCCTGATgctctgtctgcgtcttgcACTGCGTCGGAGTCTCAGACAGGCGGATGCGTGAGTGCCTTGTCGCCTGTCTCAGgtcgacggcgagaagaagaatttGTGCGCCGGCCGCCTGCCCTTCAtgacttttctctctcttctccttcgaaaGCTGAGGCCTCCGAGGCAACCGCTGGCGCTtccgagaggagagaagagagtcctTCTAAGAGTGCAGCGTCGGgagtcttcgtctccgcggAGCGGCCGGCGTTTCTCCAGTTTGAAACGCATGGCGCAACAGCCTCAGAGCGTTCCTGGTGtccggaagaagaagactgcagagaaaagtcCGGAGACGCATCTCCCGCCGCTCAAGCGTCTTCAGGAGTCGAATGGCGACCTTCCTCGCTCTACCCTGTCCTCGTGTTCGGCCTGGAAACGGGGAAATGTCTCGGCTGTTTGTGGGGAGCGCAGACGCGCGTTGTGGCGCTCCATGTGGGTGCCGAGTGGAGCtgcgagcgagagacaagagatCGTTTGTGGGGCGAAAATGCAGCGAAGACAGCAGGGGCGCGAGGCGGTCGTCGAGAAGTGCAAGAGAACACTCGGAATCCGTTGTGGTGCGTCGCAGTCACCGAGACAGAAATCCTCGTttggagacaggagaagaccCAAAGTCCAAACCACCGAAATTTACGCGGAGAAACTTCGCTGTgtccgtccttcttctgtggcCTCCGAGCTGACGGGTGGAGTCCAGGTCCACACACACTCGAGGCGACGCGGGAGGAACGTCGGCTCGAGGAAGAACCTCTGGAGCCTAGGCGAACCAACAGTCAGACGGAATGTCGCGTCAGTTCCTGTCCTCTGTTCAACTCAGAAATGCCATCCTGGGGCTCGTCTTCATCCAGCTCGGCTTCGTCGAGCTCTGCTTCCGGCAGCTTGTCTTCTGttccctgttcttcctcttcgagcCGTTCTTCATCCAGGCCGCGTGCGAAGGCGGAGGGTGGAGTTCTCGACGGAGTCGTGTGGCGTCTCGTTTCGCGGATCTGTCTCGCTTCGGGGGTGCAGGCGTTTGCGTCTTGGAGAGCtacggagagagaacatccgacaagagagaacgcgGCGCTTTTTTCGCGAGCGAGAGCAGTCGGAGCCGCGCTAGATCCGGAAGAAGGAGTTCTGTCCGTCGCCGTTGACCCCGGCGAAGATTCCAAACTCTGTCCTCGCTGCATTTTCTGGAAAATTCggaggaaaagacgagaaaggggGCAGAACGAAGATCAGGAAGAACTCGAAATTCGACCTTGGAGACAACTGGCG CTGCGTCCGGAGCCTTCCGCCGGCACAACGGAGCAGCGtcattctctgtctccacctcaCAGCATTTCTTCCTTCTG GTACGACCGCGTATCTCAGACGTTGGCTGTCGGGTGCGCCGATGGCACAGCTCGACTCGCGTATGACGTCTTTCGTCGACGTCGCGACCAGTGGCTGACAGAACACAAgcgcgaaagagaggcagaacagCCTTCGCTTCCGTACACCACAGCCTGCGGCTCGCGCCCGCTGCCTCTCGACTCGGTCGACCCTCTGCATGACagtcctctgcttcttcgtctcccggATGTGGATCTGACAGAACCACCGCTCGGAGGAGTTCAGCCAGAACTCGACGCGTTTGTGTCTTGCGCGAAGCCTCTGCAGTTCTGA
- the SRS38C gene encoding SAG-related sequence SRS38C (encoded by transcript TGME49_267150~Gene product name based on ToxoDB Community Expert Annotation.~Signal peptide predicted by SignalP 2.0 HMM (probability 0.847) with cleavage site probability 0.272 at residue 52), translating into MVRLPQVGATFSGAFFSSPRLPLDCVVQLRLSRVSIMWLTLLLLASASELYGSVPLFATQGALASSAESKCEETETETNCICGKEESKAKELQATLSAAKSTLQLLCRADLIYAPGQLSNKQVCPENISDLTQCRKCDGGSVQYIDVTSLLAGSTEAIKWEDSLEEQEGETAKRLSIPPANLPYSDKKFIVGCLDKEKTTTKCALTVSLEARPTVTENQTVTCAYGASSNEAHQTIKLSPSKNRFTLVCGRDGEVLPSEYEDVYCPSQEKGDAAAECTGNYTEVIPAYDSKWWEHDTYSNTFSLLIPESGFPAKETKLLIGCQKKSSQLADTARQGAAQASSTVCNVDITVEGVPSSTSLPQRVVGLLSWVMGFGTMLSAFGFA; encoded by the coding sequence ATGGTGCGTCTACCGCAAGTCGGCGCGACCTTTTCTGGAGCTTTCTTTTCgtcgcctcgtcttcctttgGATTGCGTTGTGCAGCTGAGACTGTCACGTGTTTCTATAATGTGGTTGACTCTTCTACTACTCGCAAGTGCGTCAGAGCTCTACGGTTCCGTTCCGTTGTTCGCCACCCAGGGAGCCCTTGCATCTTCTGCAGAATCCAAatgcgaggaaacggagactgAGACGAATTGTATCtgcggaaaggaagaaagtaAAGCTAAGGAACTCCAGGCAACGCTATCTGCAGCAAAGTCgacgctgcagctgctctgcAGAGCTGATCTAATATACGCACCAGGTCAGCTGAGCAACAAACAAGTTTGCCCAGAAAACATCTCAGACCTGACACAGTGCAGGAAATGTGACGGTGGCAGCGTCCAATACATCGATGTTACGTCGCTGCTCGCTGGCTCCACTGAAGCCATCAAATGGGAAGATTCGttggaagaacaggaaggcgaaacgGCGAAGAGACTGAGCATTCCGCCAGCGAATCTCCCCTACAGCGACAAAAAGTTTATTGTGGGTTGCCTtgacaaagagaaaacaaccaCTAAATGTGCACTGACTGTGTCGCTTGAGGCGAGGCCAACTGTAACAGAAAACCAGACCGTAACATGCGCCTACGGAGCCAGCAGCAACGAGGCGCATCAAACCATCAAGCTGAGCCCATCGAAAAACAGGTTCACTCTGGTGTGCGGCAGAGATGGAGAAGTTCTCCCGAGCGAATACGAGGACGTCTATTGTCCCAGTCAGGAGAAAGGGGATGCTGCCGCAGAATGTACTGGCAACTACACTGAGGTTATCCCGGCTTACGATAGCAAGTGGTGGGAACATGACACATACAGCAACACATTCAGTCTGCTGATTCCGGAAAGCGGCTTTCCAGCAAAGGAAACAAAACTGTTGATAGGATGCCAGAAGAAGTCTTCTCAGTTAGCTGACACAGCCAGGCAAGGTGCTGCACAGGCTTCTTCGACAGTCTGCAACGTTGACATTACGGTTGAGGGCGTACCATCATCAACGTCCTTGCCACAGCGCGTTGTTGGTCTGTTGTCCTGGGTGATGGGCTTCGGGACAATGTTGAGTGCATTTGGATTTGCGTGA
- a CDS encoding divalent metal transporter, putative (encoded by transcript TGME49_267270~Predicted trans-membrane domain (TMHMM2.0):620-643:757-780:789-812:820-839:863-886:905-928:947-970:990-1013:1027-1050:1062-1085:1089-1112): protein MNFFARRRDSSDFGKQRPCSLVSSPEHLAKPLLSEFHENKLGSLSAFGSEAPVPCSSPTVACPSRAASRVPAPETHTLETPAADLAVSSTFRSWSAHSLAQFWKKKATGARSRGFAFFPSSLVRIVSTCAMRAEKSEGQEKHPSDLAPDSEGFLGQVAGMRLEGQEGLGQSHEEATEGGTLGSLSKASLTRQNAEARCRHVTGSPWKRQNIHAGTTQAAERQTREHEGDRGREDEQGLDIEEVDEEESEGEIEGEMEGGIQDATNSGIASDFFNEFVDVPEDEDEERERRVSVSPRSRLARHHQLDSFPTFKFSETQVARETSQGRGQSLSEHGDEAAWATREQQWSGLPQVYARPTPGVGREKENKALCHFPNSRLEAPMSASTQCYSPALSLALPWLGRPARAAPLESDSSFLEIPDAPCSVHLNGRETEAARSIAGPLCHAGEGRDTHAENLRRLLTVAPEERVSSLVESDVEDQQASRDVGHRASVSSDHDSFAARLLVPSPSPSLLLSPGSPSLSSNSALGSLLLSCAQSSCNSSLCSDDDAAPETSAASRPLWCSFFFAPFSLPGLSSPCFLLSSRYVSRCLLGFSTFSVSSRQTHARRSSSATPAPRLARLRLCLLAICVALPLAVLLLFLNLLLLLAQLLMRGLHLLLPPPLPPRFQWKKFVAFLGPGWLVAMAYLDPGNLEGDLQAGSRREDPGVLPPGAPDPKGHALLWVLLWGHAGGWIFQVLAARLGNATGLDLATLCRRQYSRGVAWLLWVLTEIAILGADIQAVIGCAVAFNLLVGLPVWIGVLVTLVDSFTFLSLNAERTQQLERVFSFFIGIMAVAFGYTLVLSKPSFRLILHGLVAPTLPHTRADAFDLLALVGCIIMPHNIFLHSALVLTRRVKRNSPDKVAEANYYFSLEAALALAVSFLLNGCVLCAFANPRVKTPEGEDLTLSTAPEALQSAFGHGALYIWAAGLLAAGQNAAMAGTYAGQFVMQGFLDLHFSRPVRLVLTRLVTILPVAVLADLDQAVVDSICRVVNIAQAFLLPFALVPLLLFSTSRRVMGRFALDGWRWGAVLALAVLVTSGNFAVAFYQLAALQLSPQLCFGGFTLLLLYAAVLIVIARQKIRGVFCVYLLVARRRRREQARWIGAAEGVEDSGRAQTEAFQGKALTPEQERESTVIADASVVPVSSGTDEQADECTVGEERDKTTRTVGECRGRESSPTGYGATRFFQPES from the exons ATGAACTTCTTTGCGAGGCGAAGGGACTCTTCGGATTTTGGGAAGCAGCGTCCCTGCAGTTtggtctcttctcccgagCACTTGGCGAAGCCCCTGCTCTCCGAGTTTCATGAAAACAAATTGGGTTCGCTGTCTGCTTTCGGCTCTGAGGCTCCTGTCCCCTGTTCTTCCCCGACCGTGGCCTGTCCGTCTCGCGCggcttctcgcgttcctgCCCCAGAGACCCACACCTTAGAGACGCCAGCCGCCGACTTGGCTGTGTCGTCGACTTTTCGTTCCTGGTCTGCACACAGTCTCGCGCAGttctggaagaagaaagcgactgGCGCCCGCAGCCGCGGGtttgctttcttcccctcttccctGGTGAGGATAGTGTCAACTTGCGCGATGAGGGCCGAAAAAAGTGAAGGCCAGGAGAAACACCCTTCGGACCTGGCACCTGACAGCGAGGGATTCCTAGGCCAGGTTGCAGGAATGAGGCTCGAGGGACAGGAAGGACTTGGTCAAAGTcacgaggaagcgacagagggcGGCACTCTTGGTTCCCTCTCGAAGGCTTCATTAACGCGACAGAACGCGGAGGCGCGTTGTAGACACGTCACAGGCTCTCcctggaagagacagaacatCCACGCGGGGACGACTCAGGCCGCCGAGCGGCAAACGAGAGAGcacgaaggcgacagaggacgCGAAGACGAACAAGGACTCGACATCGAAGAAgttgacgaagaagaaagtgaaggcgAGATCGAAGGGGAGATGGAAGGCGGCATCCAAGACGCGACCAATTCGGGCATTGCATCCGACTTTTTCAATGAATTTGTCGATGTTcccgaggacgaggacgaagagcgtGAAcggcgcgtctctgtctcccctcgctCACGACTCGCGCGACATCATCAGCTCGATAGCTTTCCGACTTTCAAATTCTCTGAGACGCAGGTGGCGCGCGAAACAAGTCAAGGAAGAGGTCAGAGTTTGTCGGAACATGGGGATGAAGCTGCATGGGCAACGAGAGAACAGCAGTGGAGTGGATTGCCGCAGGTGTATGCGAGACCCACTCCCGGCGTCggtcgagaaaaagaaaacaaggcGCTTTGTCACTTTCCAAATTCTCGGTTGGAAGCGCCGATGTCTGCTTCGACCCAGTGTTACTCACCTGCGCTCTCTCTTGCCCTTCCTTGGCTAG GTCGTCCGGCTCGCGCTGCGCCCCTGGAATCCGACTCGAGTTTTCTGGAGATTCCTGATGCTCCTTGCTCTGTGCATCTGAACGGACGGGAGACCGAAGCGGCGAGGTCGATAGCGGGGCCTCTGTGTCATGCTGGAGAGGGGCGCgatacgcatgcagaaaaccTGCGCAGGCTCCTGACCGTCGCACCCGAGGAGAGAGTGTCTTCGCTGGTGGAGTCCGACGTCGAGGATCAGCAAGCTTCCCGAGACGTCGGGCACCGCGCGTCAGTGTCGAGTGACCACGACTCGTTCGCAGCGAGGCTGTTGGTTCcatctccgtctccttctctcctgctgtctcccgggtctccttccctctcgtccAACAGCGCGCTAGGGtcactgcttctctcttgtgcaCAGTCTTCCTGCAACTCTTCCCTGTGTTCGGACGACGATGCTGCTCCCGAGACGAGCGCCGCGTCTCGTCCTTTGTggtgttccttcttcttcgctcccttctctctcccaggCCTTTCCTCCccctgcttccttctctcttcccggTACGTgagccgctgtctccttggcttctcgactttctcggtctcctcgAGACAGACGCACGCGCGCCGTAGCTCGTCGGCGACACCGGCGCCTCGTCtggcgcgtctgcgtctctgtctcctcgcgatCTGTGTCGCCCTGCCTCTCGcggttctgcttctctttctcaacctgcttcttctcctggcGCAGCTGCTCATGCGCGGCCTCCACCTGCTGCTCCCGCCCCCGCTCCCGCCGCGTTTTCAGTGGAAGAAgttcgtcgcctttctcggtCCCGGCTGGCTTGTCGCGATGGCCTATCTGGATCCGGGGAATCTGGAGGGAGATCTGCAAGCCGGCAGCCGCCGAGAAGATCCTGGCGTCCTGCCTCCGGGGGCGCCAGACCCCAAGGGCCATGCCCTCCTGTGGGTCCTCCTCTGGGGACATGCAGGCGGATGGATTTTCCAAGTTCTCGCTGCCCGGCTGGGCAACGCCACCGGCCTCGACTTAGCAAC TCTCTGTAGGCGTCAGTACAGCCGCGGCGTCGCCTGGCTGCTCTGGGTCTTAACGGAGATCGCCATTCTTGGGGCAGACATCCAAGCCGTGATTGGTTGCGCG GTTGCATTCAATCTCCTCGTCGGTCTCCCTGTCTGGATCGGAGTCCTTGTGACCCTGGTTGACTCCTTCACATTTCTCTCGCTGAATGCAGAGAGAACTCAGCAGCTGGagcgcgtcttctcgttcttcatTGGCATCATGGCCGTCGCATTCGGATACACTTTGGTGCTTTCGAAACCTTCTTTTCGCCTAATCCTCCACGGCCTCGTGGCGCCGACGCTGCCACACACGCGCGCAGATGCCTTCGAtcttctcgccctcgtcGGGTGCATCATCATGCCTCACAACATCTTTCTCCACAGCGCTCTCGTCCTAACCAGAAGAGTGAAAAGGAACAGTCCCGACAAGGTCGCAGAGGCCAATTACTACTTCTCCCTCGAAGCTGCTCTCGCACTggccgtctccttcct CTTAAACGGCTGTGTATTGTGCGCCTTCGCAAATCCTCGAGTAAAGACtccagaaggcgaagacctCACGCTGTCCACCGCTCCTGAGGCGCTCCAGAGTGCCTTTGGTCACGGCGCTCTCTATATTTGGGCGGCGGGTCTTTTAGCag cGGGCCAGAACGCGGCGATGGCGGGGACGTATGCGGGGCAGTTTGTCATGCAGGGATTTCTGGATCTGCATTTTTCTCGTCCCGTTCGTTTGGTTCTTACTCGCCTAGTGACCATTCTCCCCGTCGCGGTTCTTGCGGACCTCGACCAAGCCGTCGTCGATTCTATTTGCCGCGTGGTGAACATCGCGCAAGCGTTTCTGCTGCCGTTCGCCCTCGTTCCCCTGCTGCTGTTTTCGACTTCTCGCAGAGTGATGGGCAGATTTGCTCTCGACGGCTGGCGCTGGGGAGCTgtcctcgccctcgctgtCCTTGTGACGTCGGGGAACTTCGCGGTGGCTTTTTACCAGCTGGCCGCACTCCAGTTGTCTCCCCAGCTCTGTTTCGGCGGATTCACGCTCCTGCTTCTCTACGCCGCGGTTCTCATCGTTATTGCCCGACAGAAGATTCGGGGAGTCTTCTGCGTCTACCTCCTCGTCGCCAGAAGACGGCGGAGAGAGCAAGCAAGATGGATCGGGGCGGCAGAGGGGGTGGAGGACAGCGGGAGAGCCCAGACTGAAGCATTCCAAGGAAAGGCGCTGACACCCGAACAAGAACGAGAGAGTACGGTCATTGCAGACGCCAGCGtcgtccctgtctcctccgggACTGATGAACAGGCAGACGAATGCACGGtgggcgaggagagagacaaaacgacaAGAACAGTCGGAGAGTGTCGAGGTCGAGAGAGTAGTCCGACGGGGTATGGGGCGACGCGGTTTTTTCAACCAGAGAGTTGA